In Modestobacter versicolor, a single genomic region encodes these proteins:
- a CDS encoding serine hydrolase domain-containing protein: MTAVQTDLEITTDPAEVGLDAARLQRVDRRLARWVDEGQLPGFLVTVARHGRLVHVGRYGHRDVEAGLPVTDDTRWRVYSMTKPVTSVAAMSLYEEGAFELRDPISRWLPEFAETRVYAAGPAQKPVTVPLMEPIRVHHLLSHTSGLTYGFHHAHPVDALYRLRGHEWGTPPGADSAEVTRQWAEMPLLFQPGSEWNYGVSTDVLGRLVEVVAGKPLDEVFAERVFGPLGMTETSFGLRPDDDPASLAQLYGPGVVPMPAPFADAAKRTPAFLSGGGGLVSTAGDYLRFVEMLRAGGVAPSGERVLGSRTLAHMVRNHLPGNADLETFGRPLYAETPLRGVGFGLGFSMVLDPVRYGGVASPGTFNWGGAASTEFYVDPVEDLTVSFYTQLLPSSSLPMRTFLRPLVQQALI; the protein is encoded by the coding sequence ATGACCGCGGTGCAGACCGACCTGGAGATCACCACCGACCCCGCCGAGGTCGGCCTGGACGCCGCCCGGCTGCAGCGGGTCGACCGGCGGCTGGCCCGCTGGGTCGACGAGGGGCAGCTGCCCGGCTTCCTGGTGACGGTGGCCCGGCACGGGCGGCTCGTGCACGTCGGCCGGTACGGGCACCGCGACGTCGAGGCCGGGCTGCCGGTCACCGACGACACCCGCTGGCGGGTCTACTCGATGACCAAGCCGGTGACCTCGGTGGCGGCGATGTCGCTGTACGAGGAGGGCGCCTTCGAGCTGCGCGACCCGATCAGCCGCTGGCTGCCGGAGTTCGCCGAGACCCGGGTCTACGCCGCCGGGCCGGCCCAGAAGCCGGTGACCGTGCCGCTGATGGAGCCGATCCGGGTGCACCACCTGCTCTCGCACACCTCCGGGCTCACCTACGGCTTCCACCACGCCCACCCGGTCGACGCGCTCTACCGGCTGCGCGGCCACGAGTGGGGCACCCCGCCCGGCGCCGACTCCGCCGAGGTCACCCGCCAGTGGGCCGAGATGCCGCTGCTCTTCCAGCCGGGCAGCGAGTGGAACTACGGCGTCTCCACCGACGTGCTGGGCCGGCTGGTCGAGGTGGTCGCGGGCAAGCCGCTGGACGAGGTGTTCGCCGAGCGGGTGTTCGGGCCGCTGGGCATGACCGAGACGTCGTTCGGCCTGCGCCCGGACGACGACCCGGCGTCGCTGGCGCAGCTGTACGGCCCCGGCGTCGTCCCGATGCCCGCGCCGTTCGCGGACGCCGCGAAGCGCACCCCCGCGTTCCTGTCCGGCGGCGGCGGGCTGGTGTCCACGGCCGGTGACTACCTGCGGTTCGTCGAGATGCTGCGGGCCGGCGGGGTGGCACCGTCCGGCGAGCGGGTCCTCGGTTCGCGCACGCTGGCGCACATGGTGCGCAACCACCTGCCCGGGAACGCCGACCTGGAGACGTTCGGCCGCCCGCTCTACGCCGAGACCCCGCTGCGCGGCGTGGGCTTCGGGCTCGGCTTCTCGATGGTGCTCGACCCGGTGCGGTACGGCGGGGTGGCGAGCCCCGGCACGTTCAACTGGGGCGGCGCGGCGTCCACCGAGTTCTACGTCGACCCGGTCGAAGACCTCACGGTCAGCTTCTACACGCAGCTGCTGCCCTCGAGCAGCCTGCCGATGCGCACCTTCCTCCGCCCCCTGGTGCAGCAGGCGCTGATCTGA
- a CDS encoding acetamidase/formamidase family protein — translation MEPSHVLLPDERTLHGHWDPSLPPALTVEPGTTVRIGTLDSGWSTGPYTGGNDAADLAARPRHPAHDPAYGHALTGPVAVAGAQPGQVLSVRIDDVVPGAFGTTYCGLRSTALNERLGVTADPVVHRWELDAVAGTGRNQAGHSVALRPFLGVMGVPPAEPGEHSTIPPYWHGGNIDCRELVAGATLYLPVTVPGGLLSVGDGHAAQGDGEVSGTAIECPMDRVDLTLDVLPDLFGAPLTTPVARTPAGWVTMGVADDLDEAMAIALDAMLDVMAALHGIGRSDALALASVVVDLRVTQVVNQVVGVHAVLPWGALR, via the coding sequence ATGGAACCGAGCCACGTCCTGCTGCCCGACGAGCGCACCCTGCACGGGCACTGGGACCCGTCGCTGCCCCCGGCGCTGACGGTCGAGCCGGGGACGACGGTGCGCATCGGCACCCTGGACTCCGGCTGGTCGACCGGGCCCTACACCGGCGGCAACGACGCGGCCGACCTCGCCGCCCGGCCGCGGCACCCGGCGCACGACCCCGCGTACGGGCACGCGCTCACCGGGCCGGTCGCCGTCGCCGGGGCGCAGCCCGGTCAGGTGCTCAGCGTGCGGATCGACGACGTCGTCCCCGGGGCCTTCGGGACGACGTACTGCGGGCTGCGCTCGACCGCGCTGAACGAGCGGCTGGGCGTCACCGCGGACCCCGTCGTCCACCGCTGGGAGCTGGACGCGGTCGCCGGGACCGGCCGCAACCAGGCCGGGCACTCGGTGGCCCTGCGCCCGTTCCTCGGCGTGATGGGCGTGCCGCCGGCCGAGCCGGGCGAGCACTCCACCATCCCGCCGTACTGGCACGGCGGGAACATCGACTGCCGCGAGCTGGTGGCCGGCGCGACGCTCTACCTACCGGTGACCGTGCCCGGCGGGCTCCTGTCGGTCGGCGACGGGCACGCCGCGCAGGGTGACGGCGAGGTGAGCGGCACCGCCATCGAGTGCCCGATGGACCGCGTCGACCTGACCCTGGACGTGCTGCCCGACCTGTTCGGCGCCCCGCTGACCACGCCGGTCGCCCGGACCCCGGCCGGCTGGGTGACCATGGGCGTCGCCGACGACCTGGACGAGGCGATGGCGATCGCCCTGGACGCGATGCTCGACGTGATGGCCGCGCTGCACGGCATCGGCCGGTCCGACGCCCTCGCGCTGGCCAGCGTGGTGGTCGACCTGCGGGTCACCCAGGTGGTCAACCAGGTGGTCGGCGTGCACGCCGTCCTCCCCTGGGGCGCACTCCGCTGA
- a CDS encoding DinB family protein, which produces MPEFPPAPERTDPPYRDGERAAVEAWLEFHRATLLVKCAGLTPEQLGERSVPPSSLSLRGLLRHMTEVERSWFRRVLAGQQTAPLYYGPDDEDGDFDAIGRDTDHPDTETAVTRELAAFTAECDSSRALAAEHDSLDDVGAGLRHGQQVSLRWIYLHMIEEYARHNGHADLLRERIDGATGD; this is translated from the coding sequence ATGCCCGAGTTCCCGCCCGCCCCCGAGCGCACCGACCCGCCCTACCGAGACGGCGAGCGCGCCGCCGTGGAGGCGTGGCTGGAGTTCCACCGGGCCACCCTGCTGGTCAAGTGCGCCGGGCTGACGCCCGAGCAGCTCGGCGAGCGGTCGGTCCCGCCGTCGTCGCTCAGCCTGCGCGGCCTGCTGCGGCACATGACGGAGGTCGAGCGCAGCTGGTTCCGCCGGGTGCTCGCCGGGCAGCAGACCGCCCCGCTCTACTACGGCCCGGACGACGAGGACGGCGACTTCGACGCGATCGGCCGCGACACCGACCACCCCGACACCGAGACCGCCGTAACCCGCGAGCTGGCGGCCTTCACCGCCGAGTGCGACTCCAGCCGCGCGCTGGCCGCCGAGCACGACTCGCTGGACGACGTCGGCGCCGGGCTGCGGCACGGCCAGCAGGTGTCCCTGCGGTGGATCTACCTGCACATGATCGAGGAGTACGCCCGGCACAACGGCCATGCCGACCTGCTCCGCGAGCGCATCGACGGCGCCACCGGCGACTGA
- the folP gene encoding dihydropteroate synthase — protein sequence MLRLGALDVPDGGLAVMAIVNRTPDSFYDRGSTYQLDAALARVEQVVAEGADMVDVGGVKAAPGAEVSATEEVRRTVDLVAAIRAAHPLLPISIDTYRSEVAREALAAGADVVNDAWGGVDPELAAVAAGAGAGIVCTHAGGLPPRTRPHRVSYDDVVADIVRRTTALAEAAVQAGVDRERVLVDPGHDFGKNTRHSLEATRRLDELVATGWPVLVALSNKDFVGETLDVPVEDRLTGTLAATAVSAWLGARVFRVHDVAATRQTLDMVASIRGDRQPTRTTRGLA from the coding sequence GTGCTGCGACTAGGGGCCCTCGACGTGCCGGACGGCGGGCTGGCCGTCATGGCGATCGTCAACCGGACGCCGGACTCCTTCTACGACCGCGGGTCGACCTACCAGCTCGACGCCGCGCTGGCCCGGGTCGAGCAGGTGGTGGCCGAGGGCGCGGACATGGTCGACGTCGGCGGGGTGAAGGCGGCCCCGGGGGCCGAGGTCTCCGCGACGGAAGAGGTCCGCCGGACGGTCGACCTGGTCGCGGCGATCCGGGCCGCCCACCCGCTGCTGCCGATCTCCATCGACACCTACCGGTCGGAGGTCGCGCGGGAGGCGCTGGCGGCCGGGGCGGACGTCGTCAACGACGCCTGGGGTGGCGTCGACCCGGAGCTGGCGGCCGTCGCCGCCGGGGCCGGTGCGGGGATCGTGTGCACGCACGCCGGCGGGCTCCCGCCGCGCACCCGCCCGCACCGGGTCAGCTACGACGACGTGGTGGCCGACATCGTGCGGCGGACGACGGCGCTGGCGGAGGCCGCCGTGCAGGCCGGCGTGGACCGGGAGCGCGTGCTGGTCGACCCCGGGCACGACTTCGGCAAGAACACCCGGCACTCGCTCGAGGCCACCCGCCGCCTCGACGAGCTGGTGGCCACCGGCTGGCCGGTGCTGGTGGCGCTGTCGAACAAGGACTTCGTCGGGGAGACCCTCGACGTGCCGGTCGAGGACCGGCTGACCGGCACCCTCGCGGCGACCGCGGTCAGCGCCTGGCTCGGGGCCCGGGTGTTCCGGGTGCACGACGTCGCGGCGACCCGGCAGACGCTGGACATGGTGGCCTCGATCCGCGGCGACCGGCAGCCGACCCGCACCACCCGCGGCCTGGCCTAG
- a CDS encoding DinB family protein: MDQHKDDLLGYLQRAREAVVWKLEGASELDVRRPLTPTGTNLLGLVKHLAAVDSGYLGEVFGRPFPEPMPWAELDAEPDSDMWATAEESRDELVALYRRVWAHGDATVAALELDATGLGPWWPEERRRPTLFRVLVHLTAETHRHAGHADIVRELVDGAVGAREGMSNMGSEDPAQWAAHRARVQAAAEAAS; the protein is encoded by the coding sequence GTGGACCAGCACAAGGACGACCTGCTCGGCTACCTGCAGCGGGCGCGCGAGGCGGTGGTCTGGAAGCTGGAGGGCGCCTCGGAGCTCGACGTCCGCCGGCCGCTGACCCCCACCGGCACCAACCTGCTCGGCCTGGTGAAGCACCTCGCCGCGGTCGACTCCGGGTACCTGGGCGAGGTCTTCGGCCGGCCGTTCCCGGAGCCGATGCCGTGGGCCGAGCTGGACGCCGAGCCCGACTCGGACATGTGGGCCACCGCCGAGGAGTCCCGGGACGAGCTGGTCGCCCTCTACCGGCGGGTGTGGGCGCACGGCGACGCGACGGTCGCCGCCCTCGAACTGGACGCGACCGGCCTGGGGCCGTGGTGGCCGGAGGAGCGGCGACGCCCGACGCTGTTCCGGGTGCTGGTGCACCTGACCGCGGAGACCCACCGGCACGCCGGGCACGCCGACATCGTCCGCGAGCTGGTCGACGGCGCGGTGGGTGCCCGGGAGGGGATGTCCAACATGGGCTCCGAGGACCCCGCCCAGTGGGCCGCCCACCGCGCCCGGGTGCAGGCCGCCGCGGAGGCAGCCAGCTGA
- a CDS encoding PaaI family thioesterase — protein sequence MADTGFLTADELNAMLPGTLPGLLGIVVDSHEPGRLTSHLDVRPDLLAPNGYLHAGTVVTLADTSCGLPTRALLPEGASGFTTIELKSNHLGTAREGRIDAVATNVHAGRTTQVWDAVVTNAATGRTIALFRCTQSVLWPR from the coding sequence ATGGCCGACACCGGGTTCCTCACCGCCGACGAGCTCAACGCGATGCTGCCGGGCACGCTGCCGGGGCTGCTCGGCATCGTCGTCGACAGCCACGAGCCGGGCCGGCTGACCAGCCACCTCGACGTCCGCCCCGACCTGCTCGCCCCCAACGGCTACCTGCACGCCGGCACGGTGGTGACGCTGGCCGACACCAGCTGCGGCCTGCCCACCCGGGCGCTGCTGCCCGAGGGCGCCAGCGGGTTCACCACCATCGAGCTCAAGAGCAACCACCTGGGCACCGCGCGGGAGGGCCGCATCGACGCCGTCGCCACCAACGTGCACGCCGGGCGGACGACGCAGGTCTGGGACGCCGTGGTCACGAACGCGGCGACCGGGCGGACGATCGCGCTGTTCCGCTGCACCCAGTCGGTGCTCTGGCCGCGCTGA
- a CDS encoding PhzF family phenazine biosynthesis protein yields MQVPVLQLDAFATSRFAGNPAAVVVLPAFPDDAVLQAVAAANALPETAFVVPSGDRYRLRWFTPTVEVPLCGHATLAAGAVVCERLEPGRRRVVFDTASGPLTVDREGAGYRIDLPVRTVRPVPLQPALAAALGVTPLETFVDGGNHLALLPRAADVRALAPDLAAIARLDRTGVVVTAAGDGEHDFVSRYFAPAKGIPEDPVTGGAHCALVPFWAARTGRDTFLAHQASPRGGELTCRLVGDRVHLHGACVLRREGSIEL; encoded by the coding sequence GTGCAGGTCCCGGTCCTCCAGCTCGACGCCTTCGCCACGAGCCGTTTCGCGGGCAACCCGGCCGCCGTGGTGGTGCTCCCCGCGTTCCCCGACGACGCGGTGCTGCAGGCCGTCGCCGCGGCGAACGCGCTGCCCGAGACGGCGTTCGTCGTCCCCTCAGGCGACCGGTACCGGCTGCGCTGGTTCACGCCCACGGTGGAGGTGCCGCTGTGCGGGCACGCCACGCTGGCCGCCGGCGCCGTCGTCTGCGAACGGCTGGAGCCCGGACGGCGACGCGTCGTCTTCGACACCGCCAGCGGACCGTTGACCGTCGACCGGGAGGGCGCCGGGTACCGGATCGACCTGCCGGTCCGCACGGTCCGACCCGTGCCGCTGCAGCCGGCGCTGGCTGCCGCACTCGGCGTCACCCCGCTGGAGACCTTCGTCGACGGCGGCAACCACCTCGCCCTGCTGCCCAGGGCCGCCGACGTCCGGGCCCTGGCGCCGGACCTCGCCGCCATCGCCCGCCTCGACCGGACCGGGGTGGTGGTCACCGCCGCCGGCGACGGGGAGCACGACTTCGTCAGCCGGTACTTCGCCCCGGCGAAGGGCATCCCCGAGGACCCGGTGACCGGGGGAGCGCACTGCGCCCTGGTGCCGTTCTGGGCTGCCCGGACCGGGCGGGACACCTTCCTCGCGCACCAGGCGTCACCGCGCGGCGGTGAGCTGACCTGCCGGCTCGTCGGGGACCGGGTGCACCTGCACGGTGCGTGCGTGCTCCGCCGCGAGGGCTCGATCGAGCTGTGA
- a CDS encoding 4-coumarate--CoA ligase family protein, giving the protein MALSSRYPDVEIPELSVPQFVLAGAAERADRPALVDGLSGETITHGELAFYVERLAAALHARGLRKGDVVAVFSPNTIWYPVVFHGIAAAGCVISPVNALYTPEEIAFQLKDSGAKVLVTVSPFLDRALAAVEKAPVDEVIVMDGAEGHASLRDLLTADAPAVQVDIDPATDLITLPYSSGTTGLPKGVMLTHRNLVANVSQSRPLAGVDEGNERIIAVLPFFHIYGLTVLMNQGLQWGGAVVTLPRFDLEQFLRVIQEHKITRAFVAPPIVLALAKHPLVDSFDLSSLRSVTSGAAPLDESLAQLAQDRLRKGAAEGTSVGQGYGMTELSPVSHTTPEVGLEPAGAGPTPKGTVGFALPNTECRLIDPATGEDAAPGERGELWVRGPQVMKGYLNNPQATAETLDDEGWLHTGDVAVVDDEGRYTVVDRVKELIKYKGYQVAPAELEAVLLGNPEIADAAVIGVLDKESGEELPKAFVVRAPGSEITAEAVQAYAAEHLAPHKKIRLVEFIDAVPKSMAGKILRKDLKNRA; this is encoded by the coding sequence GTGGCGCTGTCCAGCCGCTATCCCGATGTCGAGATCCCGGAGCTGTCGGTCCCGCAGTTCGTGCTGGCCGGCGCCGCCGAGCGGGCCGATCGCCCCGCCCTGGTCGACGGCCTCTCCGGCGAGACCATCACCCACGGCGAGCTGGCCTTCTACGTCGAGCGCCTCGCCGCCGCGCTGCACGCCCGCGGTCTGCGCAAGGGCGACGTCGTCGCCGTCTTCAGCCCGAACACGATCTGGTACCCGGTCGTCTTCCACGGCATCGCCGCCGCCGGCTGCGTCATCAGCCCGGTGAACGCCCTCTACACACCCGAGGAGATCGCCTTCCAGCTGAAGGACTCCGGGGCCAAGGTGCTGGTCACCGTCTCGCCGTTCCTCGACCGGGCACTGGCCGCGGTGGAGAAGGCGCCGGTCGACGAGGTCATCGTGATGGACGGCGCCGAGGGCCACGCCTCGCTGCGCGACCTGCTCACCGCCGACGCGCCCGCCGTCCAGGTGGACATCGACCCGGCCACCGACCTGATCACGCTGCCCTACTCCAGCGGCACCACCGGGCTGCCCAAGGGCGTCATGCTCACCCACCGCAACCTGGTGGCCAACGTCAGCCAGTCCCGCCCGCTGGCCGGTGTCGACGAGGGCAACGAGCGGATCATCGCCGTCCTGCCGTTCTTCCACATCTACGGGCTGACCGTGCTGATGAACCAGGGCCTGCAGTGGGGCGGCGCCGTCGTCACGCTCCCCCGGTTCGACCTCGAGCAGTTCCTCCGGGTCATCCAGGAGCACAAGATCACCCGGGCCTTCGTGGCGCCGCCGATCGTGCTCGCGCTGGCCAAGCACCCGCTGGTCGACTCCTTCGACCTCTCCTCGCTGCGCAGCGTCACCTCCGGGGCGGCCCCGCTCGACGAGTCGCTGGCCCAGCTCGCGCAGGACCGGCTGCGCAAGGGCGCGGCCGAGGGCACCTCGGTGGGCCAGGGCTACGGGATGACCGAGCTGTCACCGGTCTCGCACACCACCCCCGAGGTCGGCCTGGAGCCGGCCGGCGCCGGCCCGACCCCCAAGGGCACGGTCGGGTTCGCGCTGCCCAACACCGAGTGCCGGCTCATCGACCCGGCCACCGGTGAGGACGCCGCCCCGGGCGAGCGCGGCGAGCTGTGGGTGCGCGGGCCGCAGGTGATGAAGGGCTACCTGAACAACCCGCAGGCCACCGCCGAGACCCTGGACGACGAAGGCTGGCTGCACACCGGCGACGTGGCGGTCGTCGACGACGAGGGCCGCTACACCGTCGTCGACCGGGTCAAGGAGCTGATCAAGTACAAGGGCTACCAGGTGGCCCCGGCCGAGCTGGAGGCCGTGCTGCTGGGCAACCCGGAGATCGCCGACGCCGCGGTCATCGGCGTGCTGGACAAGGAGAGCGGCGAGGAGCTGCCCAAGGCCTTCGTCGTCCGGGCGCCCGGCTCGGAGATCACCGCCGAGGCCGTGCAGGCCTACGCCGCCGAGCACCTGGCCCCGCACAAGAAGATCCGGCTGGTCGAGTTCATCGACGCCGTGCCCAAGTCGATGGCCGGCAAGATCCTGCGCAAGGACCTCAAGAACCGCGCCTGA
- a CDS encoding NAD(P)H-quinone oxidoreductase: MRAVTISEPGGPEVLGWGEVPDPVCGPGEVLVDVVAAAVNRADLLQRQGHYPPPPGASEVLGLECSGVVSEVGEGVTGWSVGDEVCALLSGGGYAERVAVPAGQVLPRPAGVELASAAALPEVTCTVWSNVFMLAGLRAGEVFLVHGGGSGIGTMAVQLAVRAGARVATTAGSAEKLAFCRELGAEILVDYREQDFVEVVKEATGGHGADVVLDIMGAAYLARNVDVLATGGRLVGIGMQGGTKAELDLGKLMRKRASITATTLRSRPATGPGGKAEIVAAVRHDVWPDVERGTVRPVIDRRLPMSRAGEAHALLEASGHIGKVLLVR; encoded by the coding sequence ATGCGTGCGGTGACGATCAGCGAGCCCGGCGGTCCCGAGGTCCTCGGCTGGGGCGAGGTGCCCGACCCGGTCTGCGGGCCGGGCGAGGTGCTGGTCGACGTCGTGGCCGCGGCGGTGAACCGGGCGGACCTGCTGCAGCGCCAGGGCCACTACCCGCCGCCACCGGGGGCCAGCGAGGTGCTGGGCCTGGAGTGCAGCGGGGTGGTCAGCGAGGTGGGCGAGGGGGTCACCGGCTGGTCGGTCGGCGACGAGGTGTGCGCGCTGCTGTCCGGCGGCGGGTACGCCGAGCGGGTCGCCGTCCCGGCCGGGCAGGTGCTGCCCCGCCCCGCCGGCGTGGAGCTGGCCAGCGCGGCCGCACTCCCGGAGGTCACCTGCACCGTCTGGTCCAACGTCTTCATGCTCGCCGGGCTGCGCGCCGGTGAGGTGTTCCTGGTGCACGGCGGCGGCAGCGGGATCGGCACGATGGCCGTCCAGCTCGCGGTCCGCGCCGGCGCCCGGGTCGCGACCACGGCCGGCAGCGCCGAGAAGCTGGCGTTCTGCCGCGAGCTGGGCGCCGAGATCCTGGTCGACTACCGCGAGCAGGACTTCGTCGAGGTGGTGAAGGAGGCCACCGGCGGGCACGGCGCGGACGTCGTCCTGGACATCATGGGCGCTGCGTACCTGGCCCGGAACGTCGACGTGCTGGCCACCGGCGGACGGCTGGTCGGCATCGGCATGCAGGGCGGCACCAAGGCCGAGCTGGACCTCGGGAAGCTGATGCGCAAGCGGGCCTCGATCACCGCGACCACGCTGCGCTCCCGCCCGGCGACCGGACCGGGCGGCAAGGCCGAGATCGTCGCCGCGGTGCGGCACGACGTCTGGCCCGACGTCGAGCGGGGCACGGTCCGCCCGGTCATCGACCGCCGGCTGCCGATGTCCCGGGCCGGCGAGGCGCACGCCCTGCTGGAGGCCAGCGGCCACATCGGCAAGGTGCTGCTGGTGAGGTGA
- a CDS encoding cysteine desulfurase-like protein, whose translation MSSGARLLDVARVRGLFPGLSDGLLHADGPGGALMPESVVRAVSQAMRVPIANRGGVFASSARAEQLVSGARSAVADLVGGVPSGVVLGPSTTSLTYAFARALGKHWRRGDELVVSRLDHDANVRPWLQVADELGMVVKWAEVDIETGELPDWQYDELLTDRTRLVAVTAASNAIGTCPDVTAIGERAHRVGALVYVDAAHAAAHMPLDVTTLEADFLALSAYKWGGPHVGAVVAHPGLLEELRPDKLVPAPDRVPDRFEQGAPPFELYAGVAASVDHLAALCAEATGTRRDRLVTSMEAVSHYESRLFDWLDDALRSMAHVQVLGSPHYRTPTISFTVSRMRPRQVARELARRGVCAWDGDFYSRELFDAIGANEDGGAVRLGLMHYNTPEEVGHLIDHVSALR comes from the coding sequence ATGTCGTCGGGGGCGCGCCTGCTGGACGTCGCCCGCGTCCGCGGGCTGTTCCCCGGGCTGTCCGACGGGCTGCTGCACGCCGACGGCCCGGGCGGTGCCCTGATGCCGGAGAGCGTCGTCCGCGCGGTCTCCCAGGCCATGCGGGTGCCGATCGCCAACCGGGGCGGGGTCTTCGCCTCCTCCGCGCGGGCCGAGCAGCTGGTCTCCGGCGCGCGGTCCGCGGTCGCCGACCTGGTGGGCGGGGTGCCGAGCGGGGTGGTGCTGGGCCCCAGCACGACGTCGCTGACGTACGCGTTCGCGCGGGCGCTGGGCAAGCACTGGCGCCGGGGCGACGAGCTCGTGGTGAGCCGGCTGGACCACGACGCGAACGTGCGGCCGTGGCTGCAGGTCGCCGACGAGCTGGGGATGGTCGTCAAGTGGGCCGAGGTGGACATCGAGACCGGTGAGCTGCCGGACTGGCAGTACGACGAACTGCTGACCGACCGCACCCGGCTGGTGGCCGTCACCGCGGCCAGCAACGCCATCGGCACCTGCCCCGACGTCACCGCCATCGGCGAGCGCGCGCACCGGGTGGGTGCCCTGGTCTACGTCGACGCGGCGCACGCCGCCGCGCACATGCCGCTGGACGTGACCACGCTGGAGGCCGACTTCCTCGCGCTGAGCGCCTACAAGTGGGGCGGTCCGCACGTCGGCGCCGTGGTCGCGCACCCCGGGCTGCTCGAGGAGCTGCGCCCGGACAAGCTGGTGCCCGCGCCCGACCGGGTGCCCGACCGGTTCGAGCAGGGCGCCCCGCCGTTCGAGCTCTACGCCGGGGTGGCCGCCTCGGTCGACCACCTGGCGGCGCTCTGCGCCGAGGCCACCGGCACGCGGCGGGACCGGCTGGTCACCTCCATGGAGGCGGTGAGCCACTACGAGTCGCGGCTGTTCGACTGGCTGGACGACGCGCTGCGCTCGATGGCCCACGTGCAGGTCCTCGGCTCACCGCACTACCGGACGCCGACGATCTCCTTCACCGTCTCGCGGATGCGGCCGCGGCAGGTCGCCCGGGAGCTGGCCCGCCGCGGCGTCTGCGCCTGGGACGGCGACTTCTACTCCCGCGAGCTGTTCGACGCGATCGGCGCGAACGAGGACGGCGGCGCGGTGCGGCTCGGGCTGATGCACTACAACACGCCCGAGGAGGTCGGCCACCTGATCGACCACGTCTCCGCCCTGCGATGA
- a CDS encoding bacterial proteasome activator family protein has protein sequence MTAPGHGEPHAQQVLVVGPDGTPVGALAMPQDGDDDGAGTAGVGDLVEQPAKVMRIGTMIKQLLEEVRAAPLDDASRNRLRDIHASSIRELEQGLAPELREELERITLPFNEQETPSDAELRIAQAQLVGWLEGVFHGIQTALFAQQMAARAQLEEMRRKALPGGAPAHEQRPGGGQYL, from the coding sequence ATGACTGCACCCGGACACGGTGAGCCGCACGCCCAGCAGGTCCTCGTCGTCGGTCCCGACGGGACGCCGGTCGGCGCGCTCGCGATGCCCCAGGACGGCGACGACGACGGCGCGGGCACGGCCGGTGTCGGCGACCTCGTCGAGCAGCCGGCCAAGGTGATGCGGATCGGCACGATGATCAAGCAGCTGCTGGAGGAGGTCCGGGCCGCGCCGCTGGACGACGCCAGCCGCAACCGGCTGCGCGACATCCACGCCTCGTCGATCCGCGAGCTCGAGCAGGGCCTGGCCCCCGAGCTGCGCGAGGAGCTCGAGCGGATCACGCTGCCGTTCAACGAGCAGGAGACGCCCTCGGACGCCGAGCTGCGGATCGCCCAGGCCCAGCTGGTGGGCTGGCTGGAGGGCGTCTTCCACGGCATCCAGACCGCGCTGTTCGCCCAGCAGATGGCCGCCCGGGCCCAGCTGGAGGAGATGCGCCGCAAGGCCCTCCCCGGCGGCGCCCCGGCGCACGAGCAGCGCCCGGGCGGCGGTCAGTACCTCTGA